One window of Agromyces rhizosphaerae genomic DNA carries:
- a CDS encoding DUF6264 family protein gives MPQSDPSREGGAAPGDGSTPPPPPPAAPAAPPADPRPKPQYGEYAPEGWSWQPPEQAMHDDPPKRDVAPPPPPAPQSGAAAAAPARRERAWDRPVTLGLLVFGIIGASIAVSIQQTLPDAMSLLHTQEGLDPYVQAEAVAGILSTGMWTQVLLWLLTAALAIVRLVRRRLAFWVPLAGGALSFLVLFGVIWAVLVTDPVLVEHFGTVGTAGIGG, from the coding sequence ATGCCGCAGTCCGACCCGTCCCGCGAGGGCGGCGCGGCACCCGGCGACGGGTCCACGCCTCCCCCGCCGCCTCCGGCGGCGCCCGCGGCCCCACCGGCCGACCCGCGCCCGAAGCCGCAGTACGGCGAGTACGCACCCGAGGGCTGGAGCTGGCAGCCGCCGGAGCAGGCCATGCACGACGACCCGCCGAAGCGGGACGTCGCCCCGCCGCCGCCACCCGCCCCGCAGTCGGGTGCGGCCGCCGCCGCCCCGGCGCGCCGGGAGCGCGCCTGGGACCGACCGGTCACGCTCGGCCTGCTGGTGTTCGGCATCATCGGCGCGTCCATCGCGGTGTCGATCCAGCAGACGCTGCCCGACGCCATGTCCCTGCTGCACACGCAGGAGGGGCTCGACCCGTACGTGCAGGCCGAGGCGGTCGCGGGCATCCTCTCGACCGGCATGTGGACGCAGGTCCTGCTCTGGCTCCTCACCGCGGCGCTCGCGATCGTGCGACTCGTGCGCCGGCGCCTGGCGTTCTGGGTGCCGCTCGCCGGCGGCGCGCTGTCGTTCCTCGTGCTGTTCGGCGTGATCTGGGCGGTGCTGGTCACCGACCCGGTGCTCGTCGAGCACTTCGGCACGGTCGGCACCGCGGGCATCGGCGGCTAG
- a CDS encoding TetR/AcrR family transcriptional regulator, producing the protein MATRTERARPLSPEDRRAAIADAVVPLLIAHGRDVSTRQIAEAACVAEGTLFRAFDDKDAIIDAAVTRYLDPEPLRRQLRAIDASRPLEWKVEQVLAHLRERFRGIIGVMSALGTRTPPHRDHHHHNNVYEAIIADLLAPDADRLTATPSQVARYLRLVAFASSVPAFGESIGLDADELVALITNGIASGHPLAPHEHHPETRQEAAL; encoded by the coding sequence ATGGCAACGCGCACCGAACGGGCGCGGCCGCTCTCCCCGGAGGACCGCCGCGCGGCGATCGCCGACGCCGTCGTGCCCCTGCTCATCGCGCACGGCCGCGACGTGAGCACCCGGCAGATCGCCGAGGCCGCGTGCGTCGCCGAGGGCACGCTGTTTCGCGCGTTCGACGACAAGGACGCGATCATCGACGCCGCCGTCACGCGCTACCTCGACCCCGAACCGCTTCGGCGGCAGCTGCGCGCGATCGACGCGAGCCGGCCGCTCGAGTGGAAGGTCGAGCAGGTGCTCGCCCACCTCCGCGAGCGGTTCCGCGGCATCATCGGCGTCATGTCGGCGCTCGGCACCCGCACCCCGCCGCACCGGGACCACCATCACCACAACAACGTCTACGAGGCGATCATCGCCGACCTGCTCGCCCCCGACGCCGACCGCCTGACCGCCACGCCGAGCCAGGTCGCGCGCTACCTCCGCCTGGTCGCGTTCGCCTCCTCGGTGCCCGCCTTCGGCGAGTCCATCGGCCTCGACGCCGACGAGCTCGTCGCCCTCATCACGAACGGCATCGCCTCGGGGCATCCGCTCGCCCCTCACGAACACCACCCCGAGACCCGTCAAGAAGCTGCGCTCTGA
- a CDS encoding ABC transporter ATP-binding protein, giving the protein MSERTPNRPQPQRGPQHGGPAAGMAMPVEKSMHFGPSAKRLMGRLKPERWAVFGVILLGVVSVTLTVLGPKALGEATNIVFEGAISANLPEGTTKEQVIAGLEASGDTQQAEMLSAMNLTPGQGIDFGLLSQVLLLVLGLYVFASVFAWLQGLVLNGITQRTVYRLREDVETKMHRLPLSYFDRMQRGELLSRVTNDIDNISQSLQQTLSQLLTSILTVIGVITMMFVISPLLAVIALVTIPLTLLVTVFIAKRSQKRFVAQWKHTGELNAQIEEAFTGHALVKVFGRSKEVERDFHGTNEKLYEASFGAQFFSGIIMPAMMFIGNLVYVAIAVVGGLLVANGAMRLGDVQAFIQYSRQFTQPLTTIGSMVNLLQSGVASAERVFELLDADEQSEDPAEGEEPTERTGRLEFEDVAFRYEEDTPLIDGLSLVAEPGHTIAIVGPTGAGKTTLVNLIMRFYELDSGRITLDGVDITRMRRDDLRARMGMVLQDTWLFAGTIRDNIAYGRPGATEDEILDAARATYVDRFVHMLPDGYDTVLDDEASNLSAGEKQLLTIARAFLARPSVLILDEATSSVDTRTEVLVQHAMSALRKDRTSFVIAHRLSTIRDADTIIVMEQGSIVEQGTHAELIAAEGAYARLYEAQFAAPIEEDDPEGDAELVAAQRP; this is encoded by the coding sequence ATGAGCGAGCGCACCCCCAACCGGCCGCAGCCGCAGCGCGGACCCCAGCACGGCGGGCCCGCCGCGGGCATGGCCATGCCGGTCGAGAAGTCGATGCACTTCGGCCCCTCGGCCAAGCGCCTCATGGGGCGCCTGAAGCCCGAGCGGTGGGCCGTCTTCGGCGTGATCCTGCTCGGCGTCGTCAGCGTCACGCTCACCGTCCTTGGCCCGAAGGCACTGGGTGAGGCGACGAACATCGTCTTCGAGGGCGCGATCTCGGCGAACCTCCCCGAGGGCACCACGAAGGAGCAGGTGATCGCCGGCCTCGAGGCATCCGGTGACACCCAGCAGGCCGAGATGCTCTCGGCCATGAACCTCACGCCGGGGCAGGGCATCGACTTCGGCCTGCTCTCGCAGGTGCTGCTGCTCGTGCTCGGACTGTACGTGTTCGCGTCGGTGTTCGCGTGGCTGCAGGGCCTCGTGCTGAACGGCATCACGCAGCGCACGGTCTACCGCCTGCGCGAGGACGTCGAGACGAAGATGCACCGACTGCCGCTGTCGTACTTCGACCGGATGCAGCGCGGCGAGCTGCTCTCGCGCGTGACGAACGACATCGACAACATCTCGCAGAGCCTGCAGCAGACGCTGAGCCAGCTGCTCACGTCGATCCTCACCGTGATCGGCGTGATCACGATGATGTTCGTCATCTCGCCGCTGCTCGCGGTGATCGCGCTCGTGACGATCCCGCTGACGCTGCTCGTGACGGTGTTCATCGCGAAGCGCTCGCAGAAGCGGTTCGTCGCGCAGTGGAAGCACACTGGCGAGCTCAACGCGCAGATCGAGGAGGCCTTCACCGGCCACGCCCTCGTGAAGGTGTTCGGCCGCAGCAAGGAGGTCGAGCGCGACTTCCACGGCACGAACGAGAAGCTGTACGAGGCGAGCTTCGGCGCCCAGTTCTTCTCGGGCATCATCATGCCCGCGATGATGTTCATCGGGAACCTGGTCTACGTCGCGATCGCGGTCGTCGGCGGCCTGCTCGTCGCGAACGGCGCGATGCGGCTCGGTGACGTGCAGGCGTTCATCCAGTACTCGCGCCAGTTCACGCAGCCGCTGACCACGATCGGCTCGATGGTGAACCTGCTGCAGTCGGGCGTTGCGAGCGCCGAGCGCGTGTTCGAGCTCCTGGACGCCGACGAGCAGTCGGAGGACCCCGCCGAGGGCGAGGAACCGACCGAGCGCACCGGCCGCCTCGAGTTCGAGGACGTCGCCTTCCGCTACGAGGAGGACACCCCGCTCATCGACGGGCTGTCGCTGGTCGCCGAACCCGGGCACACGATCGCGATCGTCGGCCCGACCGGCGCCGGCAAGACGACGCTCGTGAACCTCATCATGCGCTTCTACGAGCTCGACTCGGGCCGCATCACGCTCGACGGCGTCGACATCACCCGGATGCGCCGTGACGACCTCCGCGCCCGCATGGGCATGGTGCTGCAGGACACGTGGCTGTTCGCGGGCACGATCCGCGACAACATCGCCTACGGGCGACCGGGGGCCACCGAGGACGAGATCCTCGACGCGGCGCGCGCGACCTACGTCGACCGGTTCGTGCACATGCTGCCCGACGGCTACGACACGGTGCTCGACGACGAGGCGTCGAACCTCTCGGCCGGCGAGAAGCAGCTGCTGACGATCGCGCGTGCGTTCCTCGCGCGGCCGAGCGTGCTGATCCTCGACGAGGCGACGAGCTCGGTCGACACGCGCACCGAGGTGCTCGTGCAGCACGCCATGAGCGCGCTGCGCAAGGACCGCACGAGCTTCGTGATCGCGCACCGGCTCTCGACGATCCGCGACGCCGACACGATCATCGTCATGGAGCAGGGCTCGATCGTGGAGCAGGGCACGCACGCCGAGCTCATCGCCGCCGAGGGCGCGTACGCCCGCCTGTACGAAGCGCAGTTCGCCGCGCCGATCGAGGAGGACGACCCCGAGGGCGACGCGGAGCTGGTGGCGGCGCAGCGGCCGTAG
- a CDS encoding 4-hydroxy-3-methylbut-2-enyl diphosphate reductase: MPRVPAVRGRLKDTPVAGEKKVLLAAPRGYCAGVDRAVIAVEKALEHYGAPVYVRKQIVHNIHVVTELEKQGAIFVEEVDEVPEGEHIVFSAHGVSPAVVGAAADRGLHAIDATCPLVTKVHREAVRFARDDYEILLIGHEGHEEVEGTAGEAPDHVTLVNSPDDVPNIEVQDPDKVVWLSQTTLSVDETMETVRRLRERFPNLQDPPSDDICYATQNRQVAIKKVAQGADLVIVVGSANSSNSVRLVEVALEYGAKAAYRVDFSTQIEQSWLDGVETVGVTSGASVPEGLVQEVLIELADAGYGEVEEVKTAEEDLMFSLPKELRKDLKGSGRARGAAQH; this comes from the coding sequence ATGCCCCGCGTTCCCGCGGTGCGCGGGCGGCTCAAGGATACCCCGGTCGCTGGCGAGAAGAAGGTGCTGCTCGCCGCCCCGAGAGGGTACTGCGCGGGCGTCGACCGGGCCGTGATCGCGGTCGAGAAGGCGCTCGAGCACTACGGCGCGCCGGTGTACGTGCGCAAGCAGATCGTGCACAACATCCACGTCGTCACCGAGCTCGAGAAGCAGGGCGCGATCTTCGTCGAGGAGGTCGACGAGGTGCCCGAGGGCGAGCACATCGTCTTCAGCGCACACGGCGTCTCGCCGGCCGTCGTGGGTGCCGCCGCCGACCGCGGCCTGCACGCGATCGACGCCACCTGCCCGCTCGTGACCAAGGTGCACCGCGAGGCCGTGCGCTTCGCGCGCGACGACTACGAGATCCTGCTCATCGGCCACGAGGGCCACGAGGAGGTCGAGGGCACCGCGGGCGAGGCGCCCGACCACGTGACGCTCGTGAACAGCCCCGACGACGTGCCGAACATCGAGGTGCAGGACCCCGACAAGGTCGTCTGGCTCTCGCAGACCACGCTCTCGGTCGACGAGACGATGGAGACCGTGCGCCGCCTGCGCGAGCGCTTCCCGAACCTGCAGGACCCGCCGTCGGACGACATCTGCTACGCCACGCAGAACCGCCAGGTCGCGATCAAGAAGGTCGCGCAGGGCGCCGACCTCGTGATCGTGGTCGGCAGCGCGAACTCGTCCAACAGCGTGCGCCTGGTCGAGGTGGCGCTCGAGTACGGCGCGAAGGCCGCGTACCGGGTCGACTTCTCGACGCAGATCGAGCAGTCCTGGCTCGACGGGGTCGAGACCGTGGGCGTGACCAGCGGGGCATCCGTGCCCGAGGGCCTCGTGCAGGAGGTGCTGATCGAGCTCGCCGACGCCGGCTACGGCGAGGTCGAGGAGGTCAAGACGGCCGAGGAGGACCTCATGTTCTCGCTGCCCAAGGAGCTCCGCAAGGACCTCAAGGGCTCGGGCCGCGCGCGCGGCGCCGCCCAGCACTGA
- a CDS encoding exodeoxyribonuclease VII small subunit, with amino-acid sequence MDPMPTHDDIAELSYEQARDELVRVVGELEQGAPTLEHSLQLWERGEALAARCEEWLVGARARLEAARAGSAASATADAGDEA; translated from the coding sequence ATGGACCCCATGCCCACGCACGACGACATCGCCGAGCTCAGCTACGAGCAGGCGCGCGACGAGCTCGTCCGCGTCGTCGGCGAACTCGAGCAGGGCGCACCGACGCTCGAGCACTCCCTCCAGCTCTGGGAGCGCGGCGAGGCCCTCGCGGCCCGCTGCGAGGAGTGGCTCGTCGGCGCGCGCGCACGCCTCGAGGCCGCACGCGCCGGCTCCGCCGCATCCGCCACCGCCGACGCCGGAGACGAGGCCTGA
- a CDS encoding class II fumarate hydratase, translated as MVDNQAEYRIEHDTMGEVRVPAYALYRAQTQRAVENFPISGATLEPAQIAALARIKKAAALANAELGVLERALADAIAGAADEVITGRHDAHFPVDVYQTGSGTSSNMNMNEVLATLATERLGSPVHPNDHVNASQSSNDVFPTSVHIAVTSALIDDLIPSLDHLAVALEAKAELWASEVKSGRTHLMDATPVTLGQEFGGYARQLRLGIERVQSALPRVAEVPLGGTATGTGINTPAGFPQRVIAILQEETELPITEALDHFEAQANRDGLVEASGALRTIAVSLTKICNDLRWMGSGPNTGLGELHIPDLQPGSSIMPGKVNPVVPEAVLMVCSRVVGNDASIAWSGASGSFELNVQIPVMGTALLESIRLLSNAVRVLADKTVDGLEANTERTSALAGMSPSIVTPLNKVIGYEAAAKIAKHSVAKGITVREAVIDLGYVERGEVTEEQLDAALDLLKMTRPPQA; from the coding sequence GTGGTGGACAACCAGGCCGAGTACCGGATCGAGCACGACACGATGGGCGAGGTGCGGGTTCCCGCCTACGCCCTCTACCGGGCGCAGACCCAGCGCGCGGTCGAGAACTTCCCGATCTCCGGCGCCACCCTCGAGCCCGCGCAGATCGCCGCGCTCGCGCGCATCAAGAAGGCCGCAGCGCTCGCCAACGCCGAGCTGGGCGTGCTCGAACGCGCACTCGCCGACGCGATCGCCGGCGCCGCCGACGAGGTCATCACGGGCCGCCACGACGCGCACTTCCCGGTCGACGTCTACCAGACCGGCTCGGGCACCTCGTCGAACATGAACATGAACGAGGTGCTCGCGACCCTCGCGACCGAGCGCCTCGGCTCGCCCGTGCACCCCAACGACCACGTCAACGCCTCGCAGTCGTCGAACGACGTCTTCCCGACCTCGGTGCACATCGCCGTCACGAGCGCGCTCATCGACGACCTCATCCCGTCGCTCGACCACCTCGCGGTCGCCCTCGAGGCCAAGGCCGAGCTCTGGGCGAGCGAGGTCAAGTCGGGCCGCACCCACCTCATGGACGCCACGCCGGTCACCCTCGGGCAGGAGTTCGGCGGCTACGCCCGCCAGCTCCGCCTCGGTATCGAGCGCGTGCAGTCGGCCCTCCCCCGCGTGGCCGAGGTGCCGCTCGGCGGCACCGCCACCGGCACCGGCATCAACACGCCCGCGGGCTTCCCGCAGCGCGTCATCGCGATCCTCCAGGAGGAGACCGAGCTGCCGATCACCGAGGCGCTCGACCACTTCGAGGCGCAGGCCAACCGCGACGGGCTGGTCGAGGCATCCGGGGCCCTGCGCACCATCGCCGTGAGCCTGACCAAGATCTGCAACGACCTGCGCTGGATGGGCTCGGGCCCGAACACCGGCCTCGGCGAGCTGCACATCCCCGACCTCCAGCCCGGCTCGTCGATCATGCCCGGCAAGGTGAACCCGGTCGTGCCCGAGGCCGTGCTCATGGTCTGCTCGCGCGTGGTCGGCAACGACGCGTCGATCGCCTGGTCCGGCGCCTCCGGCTCGTTCGAGCTCAACGTGCAGATCCCGGTCATGGGCACGGCGCTGCTCGAGTCGATCCGCCTGCTCTCGAACGCGGTCCGAGTGCTCGCCGACAAGACGGTCGACGGCCTCGAGGCGAACACCGAGCGCACGAGCGCGCTGGCCGGCATGTCGCCGTCGATCGTGACGCCGCTCAACAAGGTCATCGGCTACGAGGCCGCGGCGAAGATCGCCAAGCACTCGGTCGCCAAGGGCATCACGGTGCGCGAGGCCGTCATCGACCTCGGCTACGTCGAGCGCGGCGAGGTCACCGAGGAGCAGCTCGACGCCGCCCTCGACCTGCTGAAGATGACCCGCCCGCCGCAGGCGTAG
- the xseA gene encoding exodeoxyribonuclease VII large subunit, which yields MTDAPSTRDAPWPVALLSEKLRGYIDRLGTAWVEGEVTQWGVSNGNVYGKLKDLDRDATLSFTLWSSVRARLTEEFAQGDRVVALVKPNWWVKGGSLTMQVYELRHVGLGDLLERLERLRAQLAAEGLFDPARKRPLPFLPHRIGLVTGRDSDAEQDVLRNARLRWPSVDFRIAYAAVQGDRTAREVSRAIEELDADPEVDVIIVARGGGDFQNLLGFSDERVLRAAAAATTPIVSAIGHEADRPLLDEVADLRASTPTDAAKRVVPDVADELARVRQARARIGARMTHLVAAEVDRIGQLRSRPVLADPRTIVDARAEDITRWVARGSDLAERAIERARVATDQLHARLRALSPQATLDRGYAIVQRGDGRIVREPGDAPAGDELLVALPVGSIRAESLGPGEREGDAPPDGPTGAAE from the coding sequence ATGACCGACGCCCCCTCGACGCGCGATGCACCGTGGCCCGTCGCCCTGCTCTCCGAGAAGCTGCGCGGCTACATCGACCGGCTCGGCACCGCATGGGTCGAGGGCGAGGTCACCCAGTGGGGCGTCTCGAACGGCAACGTCTACGGCAAGCTCAAGGACCTCGACCGGGACGCCACGCTGAGCTTCACGCTCTGGTCGTCGGTGCGCGCGCGGCTCACCGAGGAGTTCGCGCAGGGCGACCGCGTGGTCGCGCTCGTGAAGCCGAACTGGTGGGTCAAGGGCGGATCGCTGACGATGCAGGTCTACGAGCTGCGCCACGTCGGGCTCGGCGACCTGCTCGAGCGGCTCGAGCGCCTGCGGGCCCAGCTCGCGGCCGAGGGGCTGTTCGATCCCGCCCGCAAGCGTCCGCTGCCCTTCCTCCCCCACCGCATCGGCCTCGTGACGGGCCGCGACAGCGACGCCGAGCAGGACGTGCTGCGCAACGCCCGCCTGCGCTGGCCGTCGGTCGACTTCCGCATCGCCTACGCCGCCGTGCAGGGCGATCGCACCGCCCGCGAGGTCAGCCGCGCGATCGAGGAGCTCGATGCCGACCCCGAGGTCGACGTGATCATCGTCGCGCGCGGCGGCGGGGACTTCCAGAACCTGCTCGGCTTCAGCGACGAGCGCGTGCTGCGCGCCGCGGCGGCCGCCACCACACCGATCGTGAGCGCGATCGGGCACGAGGCCGACCGGCCGCTGCTCGACGAGGTGGCCGACCTCAGGGCGTCGACACCGACGGATGCGGCCAAGCGCGTGGTCCCCGACGTGGCCGACGAACTGGCCCGCGTCCGTCAGGCCCGCGCGCGCATCGGCGCCCGCATGACGCACCTGGTCGCCGCCGAGGTCGACCGCATCGGCCAGCTGCGCTCGCGCCCCGTGCTCGCCGACCCGCGCACCATCGTGGACGCGCGGGCCGAGGACATCACCCGGTGGGTCGCGCGCGGCAGCGATCTCGCCGAGCGCGCGATCGAGCGCGCGCGGGTCGCCACCGACCAGCTGCACGCGCGCCTGCGCGCACTGTCGCCGCAGGCCACGCTCGATCGCGGGTACGCGATCGTGCAGCGGGGCGACGGGCGCATCGTGCGCGAGCCCGGCGACGCCCCCGCGGGCGACGAGCTGCTCGTGGCCCTGCCGGTCGGCTCGATCCGCGCCGAGTCGCTCGGCCCGGGCGAGCGGGAGGGCGACGCCCCGCCGGACGGACCCACCGGTGCCGCCGAATAG
- a CDS encoding DUF4245 domain-containing protein yields MARGPRVVAELGRPETPAETAARKAQGAADRRRRQTVTNLLGSLFASLAVVLVIVLIVPRSDTPIEPDIDVASVAEQAAIATSETLAVPELPEGWRANAAELRTSGVDGVTSWYVGYLTPGDEYIGMYQAFDANPTWVAETLERTLAAGVTEVDGVEWTVYDNRDTLDDVGNARYGLVTEAGGSTFVLLGTGTDDEFRTIASEIAPTVVANLP; encoded by the coding sequence ATGGCGCGCGGCCCACGCGTGGTCGCCGAGCTCGGCCGACCGGAGACGCCCGCGGAGACCGCCGCCCGCAAGGCGCAGGGCGCGGCAGACCGCCGGCGCCGCCAGACCGTCACCAACCTGCTCGGCTCGCTCTTCGCCTCCCTCGCGGTGGTGCTCGTCATCGTGCTGATCGTGCCCCGCAGCGACACCCCGATCGAGCCCGACATCGACGTGGCATCCGTCGCCGAGCAGGCCGCCATCGCGACCTCCGAGACCCTCGCCGTGCCCGAGCTGCCCGAGGGCTGGCGCGCCAACGCCGCCGAGCTCCGCACGAGCGGCGTCGACGGCGTGACCAGTTGGTACGTCGGCTACCTCACGCCGGGCGACGAGTACATCGGCATGTACCAGGCCTTCGACGCGAACCCGACCTGGGTCGCCGAGACCCTCGAGCGCACGCTCGCCGCGGGCGTCACCGAGGTCGACGGCGTCGAGTGGACCGTCTACGACAACCGCGACACGCTCGACGACGTCGGCAACGCCCGCTACGGCCTGGTCACCGAGGCCGGCGGCAGCACCTTCGTGCTGCTCGGCACCGGCACCGACGACGAGTTCCGCACCATCGCCTCCGAGATCGCGCCCACCGTGGTCGCGAACCTCCCCTGA
- a CDS encoding ABC transporter ATP-binding protein: MLWKLLVRYLRPHWPLLAAVVVFQLIQSILTLLLPALNADIIDNGVATGDTGYIMSTGGLMLAITLAQIACAIIAVYFAAKLSMGLGRDVRTAVFARVGAFSEQEVSHFGAPSLITRSTNDVQQVQMLVLMACTLLVSAPILAIGGVIMAMGQDLQLSWIMAVAVPVLLIAIGAIIVRMVPQFQKMQARIDTVNRVLREQLTGIRVIRAFVREPVESKRFATANAELTDTALRAGRLFALVFPVAMGVLNISSVAVLWFGAFLIEDGSMQIGALTAFLTYLIQILMAVMMTTFIAVILPRAAVSGGRIQEVLLTETSVVEPTGATSELTAAGTVEFRDVEFAYPGADQPVLHELSFTARPGEVTAIIGSTGAGKTTLLNLIPRLFDVTGGQVLVGGVDVRELDPEARNAQLGLIPQKAYLFAGTVGSTVRYGDPDATDDEVWEALRVAQASDFVRAMHEGLDTPIAQGGTNVSGGQRQRLSIARALLKRPPILLFDDSFSALDTATDARLRQALDRAAGDTTRIVVAQRVSTIVDADQILVLDAGRIVARGTHAELLETSPTYQEIVESQLSAEEAA, encoded by the coding sequence GTGCTCTGGAAACTCCTCGTCCGATACCTCAGGCCGCACTGGCCGCTGCTCGCCGCCGTCGTGGTGTTCCAGCTGATCCAGTCGATCCTGACCCTGCTGCTGCCCGCCCTGAACGCGGACATCATCGACAACGGCGTCGCGACCGGCGACACCGGCTACATCATGTCGACCGGCGGGCTCATGCTCGCCATCACGCTCGCGCAGATCGCCTGCGCGATCATCGCCGTCTACTTCGCCGCGAAGCTCTCGATGGGCCTCGGCCGCGACGTGCGCACCGCCGTCTTCGCCCGCGTCGGGGCGTTCAGCGAGCAGGAGGTGTCGCACTTCGGCGCGCCGAGCCTCATCACGCGCTCCACGAACGACGTGCAGCAGGTGCAGATGCTCGTGCTCATGGCGTGCACGCTGCTCGTCTCGGCGCCGATCCTCGCCATCGGCGGCGTGATCATGGCGATGGGGCAAGACCTCCAGCTGTCCTGGATCATGGCCGTCGCCGTGCCGGTACTGCTCATCGCGATCGGCGCGATCATCGTGCGCATGGTGCCGCAGTTCCAGAAGATGCAGGCCCGCATCGACACCGTGAACCGCGTGCTGCGCGAACAGCTCACGGGCATCCGGGTCATCCGCGCGTTCGTGCGCGAGCCGGTCGAGTCGAAGCGCTTCGCCACCGCGAATGCCGAGCTCACCGACACGGCGCTGCGCGCCGGGCGCCTCTTCGCCCTGGTCTTCCCGGTCGCCATGGGCGTGCTGAACATCTCCAGCGTCGCCGTGCTCTGGTTCGGCGCGTTCCTCATCGAGGACGGCTCGATGCAGATCGGCGCGCTCACGGCGTTCCTCACCTACCTCATCCAGATCCTGATGGCGGTCATGATGACCACGTTCATCGCGGTGATCCTGCCGCGTGCCGCCGTCTCGGGCGGGCGCATCCAGGAGGTGCTGCTGACCGAGACCAGCGTGGTCGAGCCGACCGGCGCGACCAGCGAGCTCACCGCCGCCGGCACGGTCGAGTTCCGGGACGTCGAGTTCGCCTACCCCGGCGCCGATCAGCCCGTGCTGCACGAGCTCAGCTTCACGGCCCGCCCCGGCGAGGTGACCGCGATCATCGGCAGCACCGGCGCCGGCAAGACGACGCTGCTGAACCTCATCCCGCGCCTGTTCGACGTCACCGGCGGCCAGGTGCTGGTCGGCGGCGTCGACGTGCGCGAGCTCGACCCCGAGGCGCGCAACGCGCAGCTCGGACTCATCCCGCAGAAGGCGTACCTGTTCGCGGGCACGGTCGGCTCGACGGTACGGTACGGCGACCCGGATGCCACGGACGACGAGGTCTGGGAGGCCCTGCGCGTCGCACAGGCATCCGACTTCGTCCGGGCCATGCACGAGGGGCTCGACACCCCGATCGCCCAGGGCGGCACGAACGTCTCGGGCGGCCAGCGCCAGCGGCTCTCGATCGCGCGGGCGCTGCTGAAGCGACCACCGATCCTGCTGTTCGACGATTCGTTCTCGGCGCTCGACACGGCGACGGATGCCCGGCTGCGCCAGGCGCTCGACCGGGCGGCCGGCGACACGACCCGCATCGTGGTCGCGCAGCGCGTGTCGACCATCGTCGACGCCGACCAGATCCTCGTGCTCGACGCGGGGCGCATCGTCGCCCGCGGCACGCACGCGGAACTGCTCGAGACGTCGCCGACCTACCAGGAGATCGTGGAGAGCCAGCTGAGCGCGGAGGAGGCGGCATGA
- a CDS encoding carbonic anhydrase produces the protein MARTDSPFLPVSPRDTWIALRDGNRRFVSGTPEHPHQDVEHRAALSQGQRPLVAIFGCADSRLSAEIIFDVGLGDAFVVRNAGQVVSGDVLGSLEYAVGVLGVPLILVLGHDACGAVQAAIDSQAEDATPLPPNIQTVVDRIVPAVRKVAGVGPDAPVQPSHVDAGFVGREHLRDTVSEMIERSELISQAIAEGTLAVVGANYRLMEGRVETDVVVGQL, from the coding sequence ATGGCCCGCACCGACTCCCCCTTCCTCCCGGTCTCGCCCCGCGACACCTGGATCGCCCTGCGCGACGGCAACCGCCGCTTCGTCTCCGGCACCCCCGAGCACCCGCACCAGGACGTCGAGCACCGCGCCGCGCTCTCGCAGGGCCAGCGCCCCCTGGTCGCCATCTTCGGCTGCGCCGACTCGCGCCTCTCTGCCGAGATCATCTTCGACGTCGGGCTCGGCGACGCCTTCGTGGTGCGCAACGCCGGCCAGGTGGTGTCGGGCGACGTGCTGGGCTCGCTGGAGTACGCGGTGGGCGTGCTGGGCGTGCCGCTCATCCTCGTGCTCGGCCACGACGCGTGCGGCGCCGTGCAGGCCGCGATCGACTCGCAGGCCGAGGACGCGACCCCGCTCCCGCCGAACATCCAGACGGTCGTCGACCGCATCGTTCCGGCCGTGCGCAAGGTCGCGGGCGTGGGGCCGGATGCCCCGGTGCAGCCCTCGCACGTCGATGCCGGGTTCGTCGGCCGCGAGCACCTGCGCGACACCGTCTCCGAGATGATCGAGCGCTCCGAGTTGATCAGCCAGGCGATCGCGGAAGGTACGCTTGCTGTCGTCGGGGCGAACTACCGGCTCATGGAGGGCCGGGTCGAGACCGACGTCGTCGTCGGCCAGCTCTGA